The proteins below come from a single Thermopolyspora flexuosa genomic window:
- a CDS encoding trypsin-like serine peptidase: MNTRVKRLVLPLGGAVAASAVLGASLVTTSAASAAPIKSSEMLAKTTSDAYSVAQFWLDENAAALKQAREYKYDYKINGEKLQVKGGPSADSKPGVTNPTGFGKVTATKVKNVNLPKTVGKVFWVDSKGNKWWASGSAIHSKYGNLVVTAAHNVFDGKNVFDKWVFVPGYYKGKAPWGIYVGKQAWTHYDFAVFEDYDKDYAFVTVYNGIQILPKEEVSKEEYDKWTGDKWVESVEIDFKQYKSILDKYGPLAPVRAERSEGSEVVGPEYKGAVKSEVEVTAEQWKNAPDPKKGVKPANGTKVFPPKWTPLTKAQYEQLLKDKAAGKVLGQVIQDKRGNYWHIQYFVVQWIKPTKSIKFYLDHFYVGKVKDVGPLAKNVGAQGFAWNQKRGTTVFAFGYPGAEHPDGNKPYTGVTMKWSYGKTYTAINTKLKAEESIGLKSAMTAGADGGPLIWQYSSAKRVGYVNGVISWFGDSDGNGRIDFVASPYFDGETKAIYDAAANTWSGSIVGKNGELLKK, encoded by the coding sequence TTGAACACCCGAGTGAAGCGTCTGGTCCTCCCGCTGGGTGGGGCCGTTGCCGCGTCCGCGGTTCTGGGCGCCTCCCTGGTCACCACCTCCGCCGCCTCCGCTGCTCCGATCAAGAGCAGCGAGATGCTCGCCAAGACCACCTCCGACGCCTACTCCGTGGCGCAGTTCTGGCTTGACGAGAACGCCGCCGCGCTGAAGCAGGCTCGCGAGTACAAGTACGACTACAAGATCAACGGCGAGAAGCTGCAGGTCAAGGGCGGGCCTTCGGCCGACAGCAAGCCGGGCGTGACCAACCCGACCGGCTTCGGCAAGGTCACCGCTACCAAGGTGAAGAACGTCAACCTGCCGAAGACCGTCGGTAAGGTCTTCTGGGTTGACTCCAAGGGCAACAAGTGGTGGGCGTCCGGTAGCGCCATCCACTCCAAGTACGGCAACCTCGTGGTGACCGCCGCCCACAACGTCTTCGACGGCAAGAACGTCTTCGACAAGTGGGTCTTCGTCCCCGGCTACTACAAGGGCAAGGCGCCGTGGGGCATCTACGTCGGTAAGCAGGCCTGGACCCACTACGACTTCGCGGTCTTCGAGGACTACGACAAGGACTACGCCTTCGTCACCGTCTACAACGGCATCCAGATCCTCCCCAAGGAGGAGGTCTCCAAGGAGGAGTACGACAAGTGGACCGGTGACAAGTGGGTCGAGTCCGTCGAGATCGACTTCAAGCAGTACAAGTCGATCCTCGACAAGTACGGCCCGCTCGCCCCGGTGCGCGCTGAGCGGAGCGAGGGCTCCGAGGTCGTCGGCCCCGAGTACAAGGGTGCCGTCAAGTCCGAGGTCGAGGTCACCGCGGAGCAGTGGAAGAACGCCCCGGACCCGAAGAAGGGCGTCAAGCCGGCCAACGGCACCAAGGTCTTCCCGCCGAAGTGGACCCCGCTGACCAAGGCCCAGTACGAGCAGCTGCTCAAGGACAAGGCCGCCGGCAAGGTCCTGGGCCAGGTGATCCAGGACAAGCGGGGCAACTACTGGCACATCCAGTACTTCGTCGTCCAGTGGATCAAGCCCACCAAGAGCATCAAGTTCTACCTCGACCACTTCTACGTGGGCAAGGTCAAGGACGTCGGCCCGCTGGCCAAGAACGTCGGTGCCCAGGGCTTCGCCTGGAACCAGAAGCGCGGCACCACGGTGTTCGCCTTCGGTTACCCGGGCGCCGAGCACCCGGACGGCAACAAGCCGTACACCGGTGTGACCATGAAGTGGTCGTACGGCAAGACCTACACCGCGATCAACACCAAGCTGAAGGCCGAGGAGTCCATCGGTCTGAAGTCCGCGATGACCGCCGGTGCCGACGGTGGTCCGCTGATCTGGCAGTACAGCAGCGCCAAGCGCGTCGGCTACGTCAACGGTGTCATCAGCTGGTTCGGCGACAGCGACGGCAACGGCCGGATCGACTTCGTGGCCTCGCCGTACTTCGACGGTGAGACCAAGGCGATCTACGACGCCGCCGCCAACACCTGGTCCGGCAGCATCGTTGGCAAGAACGGCGAGCTCCTCAAGAAGTAG
- a CDS encoding trypsin-like serine peptidase — protein MLGTSLVTTSTASAAPVRSSEYLAKTPAQAYSVAQFWLDSNAAALKAAKEYKYEYYVGSSEKLQVKGGPSADGKPGVTNPTGAGKVTATKVKNVNLPRTVGKVFWVDSKGNKWWASGSAIHSKYGNLVVTAAHNVFDGKNVFDKWVFVPGYYKGKAPWGIYVGKQAFTHYDFTVFEDYDKDYAFVTVYNGFQLLPKQEVSKEEYDKWTGDKWVESKEITRKEYRQILDKYGPLAPVWRERIKGEEAVGPNYPGAEKSQIEVTEQQWKDAPFPRGRKAPNGSKVLPPKITHLTKAQYEQLLKDKAAGKVLGKLTRDRRGNYLLIQYFVVQWVKPTKNVKYYLDHFYIGKVKDVGPLAKNVGAQGFAWNQKRGTTVFAFGYPAAPHPNGSTGFTGLTPKWSYGKTYTAVNPKLKAEESIGLKSAMTKGADGGPLIWQYSSTKRVGYVNGVISWFGDADNNGRIDFIASPYFDGETKAIYDAAAKTWSGSIVGKNGEVLK, from the coding sequence GTGCTGGGCACCTCTCTGGTCACCACCTCCACCGCGTCCGCCGCTCCGGTGCGGTCCAGTGAGTACCTGGCCAAGACTCCGGCCCAGGCGTACTCGGTGGCGCAGTTCTGGCTCGACTCGAACGCCGCGGCCCTGAAGGCGGCCAAGGAGTACAAGTACGAGTACTACGTCGGCAGCAGCGAGAAGCTGCAGGTCAAGGGCGGGCCGTCGGCCGACGGCAAGCCCGGCGTGACCAACCCGACCGGCGCCGGCAAGGTGACGGCCACCAAGGTGAAGAACGTCAACCTGCCGCGGACCGTCGGTAAGGTCTTCTGGGTTGACTCCAAGGGCAACAAGTGGTGGGCGTCCGGTAGCGCCATCCACTCCAAGTACGGCAACCTCGTGGTGACCGCCGCCCACAACGTCTTCGACGGCAAGAACGTCTTCGACAAGTGGGTCTTCGTCCCCGGCTACTACAAGGGCAAGGCGCCGTGGGGCATCTACGTCGGCAAGCAGGCCTTCACCCACTACGACTTCACGGTCTTCGAGGACTACGACAAGGACTACGCCTTCGTCACCGTCTACAACGGCTTCCAGCTCCTCCCGAAGCAGGAGGTCTCCAAGGAGGAGTACGACAAGTGGACCGGTGACAAGTGGGTCGAGTCCAAGGAGATCACCCGCAAGGAGTACCGGCAGATCCTCGACAAGTACGGCCCGCTCGCCCCGGTGTGGCGTGAGCGGATCAAGGGCGAGGAGGCCGTCGGCCCGAACTACCCGGGTGCCGAGAAGTCCCAGATCGAGGTCACCGAGCAGCAGTGGAAGGACGCTCCCTTCCCGCGCGGCCGTAAGGCGCCCAACGGCTCCAAGGTGCTGCCGCCGAAGATCACGCACCTCACCAAGGCCCAGTACGAGCAGCTGCTCAAGGACAAGGCCGCCGGCAAGGTGCTCGGCAAGCTGACCCGGGACCGCCGCGGCAACTACCTCCTGATCCAGTACTTCGTCGTCCAGTGGGTCAAGCCCACCAAGAACGTCAAGTACTACCTCGACCACTTCTACATCGGCAAGGTCAAGGACGTCGGCCCGCTGGCCAAGAACGTCGGCGCCCAGGGCTTCGCCTGGAACCAGAAGCGCGGCACCACGGTGTTCGCCTTCGGCTACCCGGCCGCCCCGCACCCCAACGGCAGCACCGGCTTCACCGGCCTGACCCCGAAGTGGTCGTACGGCAAGACCTACACCGCCGTGAACCCGAAGCTGAAGGCCGAGGAGTCGATCGGTCTGAAGTCGGCCATGACCAAGGGCGCCGACGGTGGTCCGCTGATCTGGCAGTACAGCAGCACCAAGCGCGTCGGCTACGTCAACGGCGTCATCAGCTGGTTCGGCGACGCCGACAACAACGGCCGGATCGACTTCATCGCCTCGCCGTACTTCGACGGTGAGACCAAGGCCATCTACGACGCCGCGGCCAAGACCTGGTCCGGCAGCATCGTCGGCAAGAACGGCGAAGTCCTGAAGTAG